The Mobula birostris isolate sMobBir1 chromosome 7, sMobBir1.hap1, whole genome shotgun sequence region CATATCTACCTGTTTTTGCCATTTTCAAGAcactatggacttgaacccccATGTCCTTCTGTTCTTTTAAcattccttagtgccctaccactTACTGTATCTCCTACCCCTATCTAACTTCCCAAAATACCTCACCTTCCACTTGGCAggattaaatttcatttgccaaCACTGCCAAATGTTTATCTTGTGTGTCATACAGTAGCCTGAGATTACtttccatactatccacaacaacaccaattttcatatcatctgcaaacttggtattATATTTGCTACATTCACATCCAtaatatttatatataaaataaacaaCAAGGAAGCCCtcgtgaagggtctcagcctgaaacgctgactgtattcttttccatatatgctgcctggcctgctgagttcctccagcattttgcttatgTGTTGCTTATCCAAATAAATGCAATTTTTTTCCCTTCAAGAACCACAGATGAAACTTACTGAAACTGAATTGGCTGAAAATTCTGAACCCAATCTTGAATCACAGAACGATGAAGTTACTACTCCAACGCATGAAAAGCCTTTGCTAAATGACCCTACGCGTACCCCTCAGCTTGAAGATTTTGGACTTGGTCATTTAATGTTTCAAAGTGCTTGGGGGGTACCAGAATGTCCTCTGCCTTCAGATCCCAAAATGACTGGAAATTACGATATGCAATCTTCCACATTTCAAGGTCCAGTTATGCCAAAGACACCAAAATGTACATTGCAGCTGGGAGATGATATGCTTCTTACACCCAAGATGGAAAATTTTGAAATTGATGAACATACAGGCTATGTAAACGACTTTACTTTGGCACTGTATAATAAACGTGATCAACTGAATATCAACAGGTAAATTTTAAACATTTTTCTAATTGTTCATACGTTACTATTCAGTTTCCAATAATGTATGTGATTTCAACAATTGATAATGACTGATTTTTAGGAATTTTTCATTATTGATTTTATACCTTAAGGATTTCTACTTTTGAATTTACTTTTTGTAATAACAACAGCTATATTGCATTTTTTGATTTCTGCATGAACATTAAAACATTCTACAGATTTTAATCTAGTTTCCTTCCTAAGCATTTATAGCAACTTAACTTTGCAGAATTGATTTTATCATGTGATGGGTAGTACTATTGAGTACTTCATGTAACTTATTTTGCAGCATTTGTAATTCAGAGAGAGGAAAATCATGTTTCCATTCTTCCTAACATGTCTCTTTTTTTGTTCCTTGTACTATTTTCTCCCATCCCAAAACAAAATGGTTTCCAGTTGTAATCCTCTATCAACTGCAGACGAtcaaccacagaaagcatcttcaCTGAAGGATGACTTTGTGCATTGTATGTCACACCCATCAGTGTTGAATGGTATGTATTACATAATACATTTTTAATTTTGAGATCAAAAGCCTATTATAGCAATTTATTTGATAAACTCATTTAATTTATTAATTGGTCTGTTCATTACATTtatgctggaaatacaaattAACATTCTGATTAAATGAGAATACATTGTTagaaattgatttttaaaaatattagaatATTTGTATTGTTTTCTGTAGAACTAACATTCAAGTTGTAAAATTCAGTGTTGTATATACTTGCTATATATTAGCTTAGTGGTTTATGAATTGCAGCTTACAATTTGAAagaagtaaaaataaaaatagtTCAGATCTGTCATTGATTGCAAATTAAGACTGTCAATTGAATGAAGCAGGCCACTTGTGGGCTACAAAATTTTAAATATGCATGAATATGCAAATAAATGTAATACAGACAGATGTGAAGGATTGCATGTGGGACAGATCATAAATTCCCAAGTCCATCTCAGCTTAACAGCCCTAGacttaatattatgattaatagAATAAAATAGTAAAGCCAAGAGGAAAACATTAATGTATTGTCAGTCCCCAACTTCAAGACTTTGAATGGTTGTTTTAACTAAGGTTCTTCGAATATTACAGCCCAGGAACAGTCCCTTTAGCCCACAGTCCTGTgctaaaccaattaaattagtaatcaatggctagctaaactaatctcttctgcttagacaatgtccatatcctttcatttccCTCCCATTCATATGCccatctaagtgtctcttaaaagtccctaatgtttctgcctctaccaccacccctggcagcacattctaggcacccaccattctgtttatattttttaaaaacttgcccttcacacctgctttgaaattaccccctttccttctggtattagacattgcaACTCTGGAGGGAAAAggttactgtctgtctactctatccatgcctctcataatcttataaacgtctgccagatctcccctcagcctctgctgctgcagagaaagcaacccaaggtagttcaacctctcgttatagcacatgaccccctaatccaggcaacatcctgataaaactcttttgcactctctccaaagcctcgacattccTCCTATAATGGCGataccagaactgtatgcaatactctggATGCAGCCAAACTAGAGTTGTAtgaaactgcaacataacttcctgagttttgaacttaatgccttgactaataaaggcaagcctTATCAGTCTATGTAGCCACATTCagggagttatgaacttggactccaagatccctctggtcaTCAAAACtgttaatgctctttaagagacctaACACTACTTCCTCCTTTGCGTTGAAATGCCCTAGCATATCAATACACTCAGCACTGGTCTCCCTATTTTACGTATCCTTCTTGGTAAATGCTGATGTAAGGTACTCATgaaggacctcacccacattctctgcatctacccatccaaacaaatgttcccccttttatccttgagtggtcccatcCACTCCCtaattatccttttgctcttatttgcttatttagagatacattgaGGAATAGGCCTTTATGGCCCCTGGTGCCACGCTGCCACcgatccccaatttaaccctagcctaatcacggtacaatttacaatgaccaacttacCTGTtaattggtacgtctttggaatgtgggaagaaactggagcacccagaagaaacccacacatttTGCAGGGAGACCAGgattaaactctgaactctgatgcccctagctgtaatagtgtcacacttgctgctacactactgtggtgccccCATGAGACATGgagcacccattcctgtccctctcttaACCAAGTCACAACATCATTGTTCCATGTACTGGTTTATGCTcataagttcatcacctttacccataatacccctagcattaaaatacacacgcTTCAAACTATCAATGTCATCATATCAATTGCTTTGCTCCTACCTGTGTTTTTTTCTGGATCTGACATCTAcatttctctcccttcctccgtTTTCTAACCTGGTGCTCTCATTCCCATCCCTTGCCCTCTTCCGAGTCACTGGGCCTTCATTCATTATTAAAATAGAAGCCTTTTTGTGTAGAAAAACATTGATATTTGGTAGCATTTTAGCCTGAAATTTGTAATCCTTATTAAAGCATGTGCTGGATTTGATGAATTCATTAGGGGATGTGGTTTGAAATTGATTGCAGTAAAAGTGTCATGTATGCAATAATGAAGAGAATTCTCTGCATAACTATTTGCCGATGAGCTTTGGAGACAAAGGTTCTGAAAACAGTTGTACATCAGTTAAAAATAAAACTGATCCTTTGACCCCACCCCCAACTATTTCAACTATCAACTATCATCATTGCTGTGAGCTAGCAGCTAGCAATCTGAACTGAACAGGATAGATTCAAGTTAAAATACAGATGGTAATCTGATTATCTCCTGAGTTATGGCAATTTATTTGTAGAGAGCCTATGATTTTGCATCGTCTCAGTCCTTTTCTTgcctcacccccacccacccacccaccactatCCTCTCATATATTTATAACTTAACATTAGGTCATTTTCCCACTTCTCTATTATAAGTAATTATCAAGGATTTTGTAATTCACTGGTAATGTTTATACAGGTGAACAAAGAAATATGCTTAAATTATCCCGCAGTACAcccaaattttttttaaaagattttgGTCTGTTAAATGTGATTTTCTGCTGtagtatttttattattttcttatttttttctaTTAAATTTGTCTGTGCTCACAATCCAAAGTACTTTCATTCTGCTCATTCATAAATTAGTACTCCAGTCTGAGTTTCAAATTCTACATCTGTATACTTAACTATATCAGTCCTGTCTGGCAATCTATTTTCATATTTTAACAGATAAGTTGAattctcctctgcctcctgtgttCTGCACACCTGGTTTGAAAATAAATAAGGCTAACCACCAAGTTTCAGTGGTTGAAGATAGGAAATCAAATGGCTCAATTTCTTCACCAGTAGTACCAAACTTTGAAACGCCCTGGCTGAAAAGGCAATCTACTGTGAGTATGATCTTCAGCCAAGCGGAAATATATATATTGTTTGTGTGTGCACGTTAATAAAATGATTATAGTGCTGCGTCTAGTGTGGTagtcgctctcactttcagcttccaccactggccAGCAGTCTCGCAAAAAGGAGAGCCAAATGAGTACGCCTGTCCCTGCCAGTccacagcctctccaacagcaagcctcgtgTGGTGCCTCCTCACTGGCAACACACAGAAACTAAACTCCTTTCGGACttgggctgaactacagaggatggggaagAGGTCTGTCACCCCAatgctcatgaaccagatccccagcaatgggtaaatagccccactgccttgaggGCATTCTCGGGAGAGACGAAGGTTATGGGAGTAAACCCAAACAGCAAATCCAGAGCGGAAcccctaaggcagctggacgtcattgaacatccttccagcagctcctgaaGCCAAGCTGATGCTAAACATTTTGCTTCATAAGCTTTGGGCTACCCTGGTGAGGCTGAAAGGGGGATCTTGACAACtttgcatctcaggatctccgtgCCTTCCACCCGGGCTTGTGATAATGATTATCATCACCCATTGTTCTTCAAGATAGATGCCAACCAACAactatgtgtgtgtatatatgtatgaattgaatgtgtgtgtgtctgtgtatatatTATCCATCaatcacactcagtggccactttattaggtacatctgctcattaatataaatatctaatcagcaaataaTGTATCAGcagctcaatacataaaagcatgcaaacaagtTCTGCATGGTAAGTGCgagcatgctttttccactgaggttgggtgagactagaagtggaggttaagggtgaaaggtgaaatgtttaagggaaacatgaggcagaactttttcactcagggtagtgagtgtgtggagaaaactaccagcagaagtggtagatgtgggttttatttcaacatttaagagaaatttggataggagggtggatgggagggttatgaacGATTATGGGCCAGGCgttctctgtccaccagaaaaagcaggatcccccagtggccacacattttaattccacgtcccattcccattctgatacgtctatccacggcctcctctactgtcaagatgaagccacactcaggttggaggaacaccaccttatattccatgtgggtagcctccaacctgatggcatgaactttgacttctctaacttctatttatgccccatctcccctttgtaccccatcccttatttatttatttttttctttccttttttctccctctgtccctctcactataactccttgcccatcctctgggtccccccccagctttctttctccctaggcctcccgtcccatgatcctctcccttcttcagcctcatatcccctttgccaatcaactttccagctcttggctccatccctccccctcctgtcttctcctatcatttcagatctccccctccccctcccactttcaaatctcttactatctcttctttcagttagtcctgacaaagggtctcagcccgaaacatcgactgtacctcttcctatagatgctgcctggcctgctgtgattaccagcattttgtctgtgttgcttgaatttccagcatctgcacatttcctcgtgtttgcgttctatGACCCTCATGGTTAAGAGTTTCATTACTTCTACGAATCAAACATCAgtatggggaggaaatgtgatctaagtaacttggACTGTGAAATGGTTGTCGGTGCCTAATGGGCTggttgagtatcttagaaacttctgatctgagattttcatgcagaactgtctcttagagtttacagagtatgttgcaaaaaacaaaaaaaaaaaatccatggaacggcagtgggtgaaaatgccttgataatgagaggTCGGAAGAGAatagtcagactggttcaagctgacaggaagtgaCAGTCAGAAAATCAAATATCCATGCAttgcaacagtgatgtgcagaagggcACTTCTGAAACCAGAACatttcaaaccttgaagtggatggggatgggctacagcagcagaagaccacaccgtgTACCACTCCCGTACCTAATGAGTCtgtgtgtattttttttcttgcttttaAGATATAATATATACACATATTGTTACAGACTTGTTAACTGGCACAGCTTTCCAAGAGAGCAGTGATCTCTTTGAATTCTGTGACTGCTGCAGATCTTGATGGAACTAGGGACAAAAGGACATGAGATATAGAAATGAGACGGTCCAAGGCAATAGATGTTTGGTGTTCTTTCTGAAATGCTGTTGTTGAGAAATAGTATTGACTGAGATTTCTCTGATATCTATCATAGCCTCAAAAGACTGAATGCCCATAGTCATTAGAAAACAAAGAAATTAATGATAAACAAAGAAAGTAGTGACATCAGTTTCAAAACACAAGCATTCCTCTAGAAGTGGAGCTCAGTTAGCACAAGACATTGGCAAAGGGGAAGTACCCACCACAGACACTACTAAACCTTTGTGTGAAGCTTTCTTCTAGATCAGTTGGAAACACAATAGGTTTGCAATTAACAGAATTCTGTGTTATTACAAAATAAGCTTCCCTTACATCAATATCCACAAGACAGTTTTTCATAGTACATCTCTGACCATTATAATCTGAAATTTGTATCATTGTACattgcatctgtgtttacatCCCTGTGTTTAATGTTCCCAAATTATATTTAATGTTCTATGGGAAAGAATAAATGTAATAATTACAATGTTCTTGTAAAATCCCAAAGTGGAAAATAGCACACTACCATTGAGGCGCCAAAGTGGTAAAATCTAAAATTGCTTGAACCCTCTCAACAACAATAACCGCTAATCCATATATGATACCTGCTTATTGGATTATGGAACTATAGAGAAATGAAATTAAAGAACCTAATTATCACTGCTTCAACTAGCCAAAAGAGAAAATGAATGTTGCATTTTTGGGTACCTGTGAGAAGAAAATAGCATGAGGCAATCTCACCAGGAAAAATGGATAATATTAGTTGAATTAAGTACAAATAATCTTGTTTCCTTTAATCTGGATTATTATATTTCatattacatttttttaaaatttagttgCAACATCTTAAAAATGAGGCATGTGTACAAAAAGAAGCATCAGATGAACTTGATTTAAAAGAACCTCAGCTACCAGCTATGAGCTCCATTGGCTTTCTGAATGGATACAACAAATCGCCATCACCTCCGCCGATAATGACTAACTATGAAATTCTTTTTGATACACCAAAAGTTCCAGAAATGACCGCACAAATTCCAAGCGATGTTCTAAAGGTTGGATTTGCTTTTATTATATTACAAAATTGAACAGAAATTAATGAAGTGCAGCATATGATTTCAACCAAAGAGACTCTCCTAAAATTACACTATTTATAATGGACACTGTTGGTGTACTATTTGTTTGGAGTATCTTACTTTAGGAAGGATTTTATTGATATGATCTCCTTATTGTAAGAAAAATTATGAATGGGTTTTCTGCCATAATTGGTTTTAGCAAGTCAATAATTAGAGGACTAAAACTTAAgaataaaaaaagtgcaaaataaTTCTCAAACTATATTTTTGGTATGATAGTAAACCTTTTTACAAGAGTCATAAAAATTAAAATGGAATATCCTAATGAGAATTAAGTATTAATCAATTTGACCATGGGTTGTAAAAGCACAATTTTAGGAGGTAAaagctgggggggtggggagagtaaAAGACAGCAGAAGGGTGGAATTAAGCTAAGACTTTTCATAGCTTAATTCTTGGAAACTACATACTTGGAAAACACTCCATCTTTCACATTTTGTATAATCAGGTTGCCCAAAAGCTCTGTTCGTGTTGAAGCGCATGTCAAGTTGTGTTCACTTTTGCATCCAATTCAGGATCATGTTAATTTTAAAATTCTAACCCTCATTTTCAAATATTTGTGGCCTTGCTTTATTTAGCTtaatcacaccccccccccccccacaaccttcTATGAATCTCTAGTTCTGGTTTCTTGCACATTCTTTGACTTTACATTCAGCAAAAATATCTGTGCTGTTGTGGCCTTAAGGTTTGAAAATCCTTTGTTTCTCAATTCCTCTCTTTAATGCTCTCGTCAGGAGCTTCATTATTTTATTTCAGCTTTGTTCACCTAATGTCTCAATGTATGGTATTGTTAAATTTAGTTAACACTTGTTGAAACAATTTTGGGATTTCTTTTATTGTCTGCAAGGCATTGTATAAATATAAGCTATGTTTAAGAAGCAGTTTCAAAAACACTTAGCAAGTGTAGGGTGGGCAAAATGGACAACACCTTTATTGTAAAATTTTATACCCACCATTCATTTTAGCATGATCATAAGCTGTTCCTTGGAATTTGATATTCAagtaagaaatacaataaaagttAAATATTACTGCTTTTAAAATCATAGTTCATAATTTGCTTGTTATGGTAAACTAATTGTTTAATCTCTGCCAGATTCTGTCATCTTATGATACAAATCGACACAAACCTAACAGGGAAAATTTGACTTCCTTTGATCTAATGACTCCTGTACCAAGGAATAAATTTGTAAAGGAAAACAGGTAAGTTGGAATcatttctggtgaacgcagcaggccaggcagcatctctaggaagaggtacagtcgacgtttcaggctgagacccttcgtcaggactccagtcggcctgaaacatcgactgtacctcttcctagagatgctgcctggcctgctgcgttcaccagcaactttgatgtgtgttgcttgaatttccagcatctgcagaattcctgttgtttaagtcgGAATCATTAattattttgtttgtatttttaaatTTATCTGTCAGGAATTCTGATTCAGTAATGCAATTATCCTGATTCAAAGCTGTATCTCATTTTGAATACATTTTCCCTCTGATATAATGCAGCATGCTCTTGTTATAGAGCTTTCAAGGTACTAAGTAGGGATTCTTCAATATCATCATCCTTGGAATTTGTCCTAAGGTATTATTTCTCTTATACCTTTTATCTTAGTGGCCCAGTAAATATTTGCATGCTGGCCAAGTTACAGAGTAAAGTTTTAAAGGGTTTTACAGAGTAAATTATTAATTTTAGTATAAAGAATAATTTTGCTGTATTATGATGCAGTAATTTTATTCAGTGGCCTATCGATATGGTAATAATGGTTTAAACATGTAAACTTTTAGCAATTTGGAAAAAGTAATGTTCTAATAATGTTTATTTTTCTAGAATGTGATCTGTTTGTACATTGAAGTCTTGGCACAAGAAATTCAAAAATAAATGTAATTAGTTGGAAAAGTCTGAATATGACCAGAAGTGTGGTTCTGGAAGAGGAACTGTGCTGTTGAAAACCAGGTGTGGAAGCAACAACAGATCCATATAGGCTGAAGTGATACATGTAAATAGTTCTTGTAGAATAAATTCAATTAATAGTGAAACATATAGTTTCCATATTTTTGGCATATTGCAAAGGTAGATCAAATAATTACTTTAAAGTGCAGTTAGGTATGTGAAGAAATGTATTTTTGAAGCTCAGTATGCTAGAATAAGATGCATTATTTGAAGCTAAATTACTGATTTTTTTGACATTCAATATGTGATTATGGAATTGATTTTAAATTCAAACAAAGTTATAACACTGGTCATCACAATCATAATTTCTGTAAAATTCTCAATTTTGTACATTAGTTTTTTATAAAATTGGTTTATGTATTATTTTCATTAGCAAATAAAGTATACACTTGGGGTACATGAGGATTTCAAACATTTCATTTGAAGAACTACCATCAAGAAACAGCTGGGGGGGAAATC contains the following coding sequences:
- the ska3 gene encoding SKA complex subunit 3 isoform X2, translating into MDVTANFFTKLKTLAVNLEKEAKYLDNALNNDYDHEEAARIKMLHELHSEVRNIKADLHKKLETLETENRDNSALIRAFQTLHQKNTADLEEIEEHFQNYGYEPLHKNDEEPQMKLTETELAENSEPNLESQNDEVTTPTHEKPLLNDPTRTPQLEDFGLGHLMFQSAWGVPECPLPSDPKMTGNYDMQSSTFQGPVMPKTPKCTLQLGDDMLLTPKMENFEIDEHTGYVNDFTLALYNKRDQLNINSCNPLSTADDQPQKASSLKDDFVHCMSHPSVLNDKLNSPLPPVFCTPGLKINKANHQVSVVEDRKSNGSISSPVVPNFETPWLKRQSTLQHLKNEACVQKEASDELDLKEPQLPAMSSIGFLNGYNKSPSPPPIMTNYEILFDTPKVPEMTAQIPSDVLKILSSYDTNRHKPNRENLTSFDLMTPVPRNKFVKENR
- the ska3 gene encoding SKA complex subunit 3 isoform X1, which gives rise to MDVTANFFTKLKTLAVNLEKEAKYLDNALNNDYDHEEAARIKMLHELHSEVRNIKADLHKKLETLETENRDNSALIRAFQTLHQKNTADLEEIEEHFQNYGYEPLHKNDEEPQMKLTETELAENSEPNLESQNDEVTTPTHEKPLLNDPTRTPQLEDFGLGHLMFQSAWGVPECPLPSDPKMTGNYDMQSSTFQGPVMPKTPKCTLQLGDDMLLTPKMENFEIDEHTGYVNDFTLALYNKRDQLNINSCNPLSTADDQPQKASSLKDDFVHCMSHPSVLNDKLNSPLPPVFCTPGLKINKANHQVSVVEDRKSNGSISSPVVPNFETPWLKRQSTLQHLKNEACVQKEASDELDLKEPQLPAMSSIGFLNGYNKSPSPPPIMTNYEILFDTPKVPEMTAQIPSDVLKILSSYDTNRHKPNRENLTSFDLMTPVPRNKFVKENRM
- the ska3 gene encoding SKA complex subunit 3 isoform X3 encodes the protein MIMADLHKKLETLETENRDNSALIRAFQTLHQKNTADLEEIEEHFQNYGYEPLHKNDEEPQMKLTETELAENSEPNLESQNDEVTTPTHEKPLLNDPTRTPQLEDFGLGHLMFQSAWGVPECPLPSDPKMTGNYDMQSSTFQGPVMPKTPKCTLQLGDDMLLTPKMENFEIDEHTGYVNDFTLALYNKRDQLNINSCNPLSTADDQPQKASSLKDDFVHCMSHPSVLNDKLNSPLPPVFCTPGLKINKANHQVSVVEDRKSNGSISSPVVPNFETPWLKRQSTLQHLKNEACVQKEASDELDLKEPQLPAMSSIGFLNGYNKSPSPPPIMTNYEILFDTPKVPEMTAQIPSDVLKILSSYDTNRHKPNRENLTSFDLMTPVPRNKFVKENRM